One Nocardia sp. BMG111209 DNA segment encodes these proteins:
- a CDS encoding nitrite/sulfite reductase codes for MTSSTDAGPTPESLDSAREHAARERAAAARERRARPREEVAGPRQRTAGKPVRRKSEGQWALGYREPLNPNEQSKKDDNPLNVRARIENIYAPGGFDSIDKADLRGRFRWWGLYTQREQGYDGTWTGDDNLDILEARYFMMRIRCDGGALNTEQLRTLGTISTEFARDTADLSDRENVQYHWIEIENVPEIWKRIEAVGLQTTEACGDCPRVVLGSPLAGESFDEIIDATPAIEEIVRRYIGKKEYSNLPRKFKTAISGQQDVVHEINDVAFVGVEHPEHGPGLDLWVGGGLSTNPMLAQRVGAWVPLDEVPEVWEAVVALFRDYGYRRLRSKARLKFLVKDWGIEKFRQVLEDEYLKRKLVDGPAPARPERPIDHVGVQRLRNGLNAVGFTPIAGRVSGTVLTAVADAMTRAGADRVRFTPYQKLIVLDVADDKVEQLIAELEPLGLHARPSMWRRNLLACSGIEFCKLSYTETRKRSQVLAPDLEQRLADINTQLDVPITININGCPNSCGRSQIADIGFKGQLVDDGDGNQIEGFQVHLGGSLGLDSGFGRKLRQHKVTGDEVGDYIERVVRNFVKGRAEGERFAQWAVRTDEADLR; via the coding sequence TCCGCCGCAAGTCGGAGGGACAGTGGGCCCTGGGTTACCGGGAGCCGCTGAATCCGAACGAGCAGAGCAAGAAGGACGACAACCCGCTCAACGTCCGCGCGCGTATCGAGAACATCTACGCACCCGGCGGCTTCGACTCGATCGACAAGGCCGATCTGCGCGGCCGGTTCCGCTGGTGGGGTCTCTACACCCAGCGTGAGCAGGGTTACGACGGCACCTGGACCGGCGACGACAACCTCGACATCCTCGAGGCCCGCTACTTCATGATGCGCATCCGCTGCGACGGCGGCGCGCTGAACACCGAGCAGCTGCGGACGCTGGGGACGATCTCGACCGAATTCGCCCGCGACACCGCCGACCTGTCGGACCGGGAGAACGTCCAGTACCACTGGATCGAGATCGAGAACGTCCCGGAGATCTGGAAGCGCATCGAGGCCGTCGGCCTGCAGACCACCGAGGCGTGCGGCGACTGCCCCCGCGTCGTGCTGGGCTCGCCGCTGGCAGGGGAATCCTTCGACGAGATCATCGACGCCACCCCGGCGATCGAGGAGATCGTGCGCCGCTACATCGGCAAGAAGGAGTACTCCAACCTGCCGCGCAAGTTCAAGACCGCGATCTCCGGCCAGCAGGACGTGGTGCACGAGATCAACGACGTCGCCTTCGTCGGCGTCGAACATCCGGAGCACGGCCCCGGCCTGGACCTGTGGGTCGGCGGCGGCCTGTCCACCAACCCGATGCTGGCGCAGCGCGTCGGCGCCTGGGTGCCGCTGGACGAGGTGCCCGAGGTGTGGGAGGCGGTCGTCGCGCTGTTCCGCGACTACGGCTACCGCCGGCTGCGCAGCAAGGCGCGGCTGAAGTTCCTGGTCAAGGACTGGGGCATCGAGAAGTTCCGGCAGGTGCTGGAGGACGAGTACCTGAAGCGGAAGCTCGTCGACGGTCCCGCGCCGGCGCGCCCCGAGCGGCCGATCGACCATGTCGGCGTGCAGCGGCTGCGCAACGGGCTCAACGCCGTCGGCTTCACCCCGATCGCGGGCCGCGTCTCGGGCACCGTGCTCACCGCGGTGGCCGACGCGATGACGCGGGCCGGCGCCGACCGGGTCCGGTTCACCCCGTATCAGAAGCTGATCGTGCTCGACGTCGCCGACGACAAGGTCGAGCAGCTGATCGCCGAGCTGGAACCGCTGGGCCTGCACGCCCGTCCGTCGATGTGGCGGCGAAATCTGCTGGCGTGCAGCGGTATCGAGTTCTGCAAGCTCTCCTACACCGAGACCCGCAAGCGGTCCCAGGTGCTCGCGCCCGATCTGGAGCAGCGGCTGGCCGATATCAACACGCAGCTGGACGTGCCGATCACCATCAACATCAACGGCTGCCCCAATTCCTGCGGCCGGTCCCAGATCGCCGACATCGGCTTCAAGGGCCAGCTGGTCGACGACGGCGACGGGAATCAGATCGAGGGTTTCCAGGTTCACCTCGGTGGCAGCCTCGGCCTCGACAGCGGTTTCGGCCGAAAGTTGCGTCAGCACAAGGTGACCGGCGACGAGGTCGGCGACTACATCGAGCGCGTCGTGCGCAATTTCGTCAAGGGCCGCGCCGAGGGTGAACGGTTCGCCCAGTGGGCCGTCCGCACCGACGAAGCCGACCTACGGTAA
- a CDS encoding phosphoadenylyl-sulfate reductase encodes MATTLEKLSESELRRIAEDGAAQLGPDATASDLLRWTDETFGPGYIVASNMQDAALVHLAAQVRAGVDVLFLDTGYHFAETIGTRDAAELVYGVNIVNVTPEHTVAEQDSLLGRNLFEREPNECCRLRKVVPLGNSLTRYNAWVTGIRRVEAPTRANAPLISFDEGFGLVKINPIAAWSDDEMAGYIAEHGILVNPLVEEGYPSIGCAPCTRKPEPGADPRSGRWAGLAKTECGLHQS; translated from the coding sequence ATGGCAACCACTTTGGAGAAGCTGTCCGAGTCCGAGCTGCGGCGGATCGCCGAAGACGGTGCGGCGCAACTGGGTCCGGACGCCACCGCGTCCGACCTGCTGCGCTGGACCGACGAAACCTTCGGCCCCGGCTACATCGTCGCCTCGAACATGCAGGACGCGGCGCTGGTACATCTGGCCGCGCAGGTCCGCGCGGGCGTGGACGTACTCTTCCTGGACACCGGCTACCACTTCGCCGAGACCATCGGCACCCGCGACGCGGCCGAACTGGTGTACGGCGTGAACATCGTCAACGTGACGCCGGAACACACCGTGGCCGAACAGGATTCGCTGCTGGGCCGGAACCTCTTCGAGCGCGAGCCGAACGAGTGCTGCCGGCTGCGCAAGGTGGTGCCGCTGGGCAATTCGCTGACCCGCTACAACGCCTGGGTCACCGGCATCCGCCGGGTGGAGGCGCCGACCCGCGCCAACGCTCCCCTGATCTCCTTCGACGAGGGCTTCGGCCTGGTGAAGATCAACCCGATCGCCGCCTGGTCCGACGACGAGATGGCCGGCTACATCGCCGAACACGGCATTCTGGTCAATCCCTTGGTGGAGGAGGGGTATCCGTCCATCGGTTGCGCTCCGTGCACGCGGAAGCCGGAACCGGGAGCCGATCCGCGAAGCGGCCGCTGGGCCGGCCTCGCCAAGACCGAATGCGGGTTGCACCAGTCATGA
- the cysD gene encoding sulfate adenylyltransferase subunit CysD has translation MTTADLTSDSDVLAALDEFDTLSALESESVHIFREVAGEFERPVILFSGGKDSTVLLHLALKAFWPAPLPFALLHVDTGHNLPEVLDFRDRVVEKYGLRLHVASVEEYLADGRLQERPDGIRNPLQTVPLLDAITEHRFDAVFGGGRRDEERSRAKERIFSLRDAFGRWDPKRQRPELWNLYNGRHAPGEHVRVFPLSNWTELDIWRYIARENVELATIYYAHERPVYQRDGMWMTPGSWGGPRDDEELLVKSVRYRTVGDGSTTGAIISDAADNEAILAEVAASRLTERGATRGDDRVSEAAMEDRKREGYF, from the coding sequence ATGACCACAGCAGACCTCACCAGTGATTCCGACGTGCTGGCCGCGCTCGACGAATTCGACACGCTCTCCGCGCTGGAGAGCGAATCCGTGCACATCTTCCGCGAGGTCGCGGGCGAGTTCGAGCGGCCGGTGATCCTGTTCTCCGGCGGCAAGGACTCCACCGTGCTGCTGCACCTGGCGCTCAAGGCCTTCTGGCCCGCGCCGCTGCCGTTCGCGCTGCTGCACGTGGATACCGGGCACAACCTGCCGGAGGTGCTGGACTTCCGCGATCGCGTGGTCGAGAAGTACGGGCTGCGACTGCATGTCGCGTCGGTCGAGGAGTATCTGGCCGACGGCCGGCTGCAGGAGCGGCCGGACGGCATCCGCAACCCGCTGCAGACGGTGCCGCTGCTGGACGCCATCACCGAGCACCGGTTCGACGCGGTGTTCGGCGGCGGGCGGCGCGACGAGGAGCGTTCGCGCGCCAAGGAGCGGATCTTCTCGCTGCGCGACGCGTTCGGGCGCTGGGATCCGAAGCGGCAGCGGCCGGAGCTGTGGAATCTGTACAACGGCCGGCACGCGCCGGGTGAGCACGTGCGGGTGTTCCCGCTGTCGAACTGGACCGAACTGGACATCTGGCGCTACATCGCACGGGAGAACGTGGAATTGGCCACGATCTACTACGCGCACGAGCGGCCGGTGTACCAGCGCGACGGCATGTGGATGACCCCGGGCAGCTGGGGCGGTCCGCGCGACGACGAGGAACTGCTGGTGAAGTCGGTGCGGTATCGCACCGTCGGCGACGGATCCACCACCGGCGCAATCATTTCCGACGCCGCCGACAACGAGGCGATCCTCGCCGAGGTGGCCGCCTCCCGGCTCACCGAACGCGGCGCCACCCGTGGCGACGACCGGGTGTCGGAGGCCGCCATGGAAGATCGCAAGCGAGAGGGTTATTTCTGA
- a CDS encoding sulfate adenylyltransferase subunit 1 → MSDLLRLATAGSVDDGKSTLVGRLLYDTKSVLADQIDAVTRASVDKGLATPDLSLLVDGLRAEREQGITIDVAYRYFATPARTFVLADTPGHVQYTRNTVSGASTAQLVILLVDARKGVIEQTRRHAAVMALLGVPRLVLAVNKIDLVDDPSAVFDTIRAEFRELTATLGWAAEDVQEIPVSALHGDNVASRSTKTPFYDGPSLIEHLESVPVDADSFGRHRVGLRFPVQYVIRPRTAEYPDYRGYAGQVAAGVVAKGDEVVVLPSGTRTTVERIDTPDGELTSAQPGRSVTLVLADDVDVSRGDVIAAVADAPEPVDAFDATVCWLGDKPLRAGARLLLKHGTRTTQAIVGALIERFDEQNLSADPGPESLSLNDIGRISVRVADPIVADDYRLNRHTGSFLLIDPAGGNTLAAGLVGDALTAVEVGAPAPR, encoded by the coding sequence ATGTCCGACCTGTTACGACTGGCCACCGCCGGCAGTGTCGACGACGGCAAGTCCACACTGGTCGGACGCCTGCTGTACGACACGAAATCCGTGCTGGCCGACCAGATCGACGCGGTCACCCGCGCCTCGGTCGACAAGGGCCTGGCCACCCCGGACCTCTCGCTGCTGGTCGACGGTCTGCGCGCGGAACGCGAGCAGGGCATCACCATCGACGTGGCATACCGCTACTTCGCCACGCCCGCACGGACTTTCGTGCTCGCCGACACCCCGGGGCACGTGCAGTACACCCGCAACACGGTGTCCGGCGCGTCCACCGCACAGCTGGTGATCCTGCTCGTCGACGCGCGCAAGGGCGTCATCGAGCAGACCCGCCGGCACGCGGCGGTGATGGCGCTGCTGGGTGTGCCGCGGCTGGTGCTCGCGGTGAACAAGATCGATCTGGTCGACGACCCGTCCGCGGTCTTCGACACCATCCGGGCCGAATTCCGGGAGTTGACCGCCACTCTCGGCTGGGCGGCCGAGGATGTGCAGGAGATCCCGGTGTCCGCGCTGCACGGCGACAATGTCGCCTCGCGCTCGACGAAGACCCCCTTCTACGACGGACCCTCGCTGATCGAACATCTGGAATCGGTGCCGGTCGACGCCGACAGCTTCGGTCGGCACCGGGTCGGCCTGCGGTTCCCGGTGCAGTACGTGATCCGCCCGCGCACCGCCGAATATCCGGACTATCGCGGATACGCCGGTCAGGTCGCCGCGGGCGTCGTCGCGAAGGGCGACGAGGTCGTGGTGCTGCCCTCGGGCACCCGCACCACGGTGGAGCGCATCGACACTCCGGACGGGGAGCTGACTTCCGCGCAGCCGGGCCGCAGCGTCACCCTGGTCCTGGCCGACGACGTGGACGTCTCACGCGGTGACGTGATCGCCGCGGTGGCCGACGCTCCGGAGCCGGTCGACGCCTTCGACGCCACCGTCTGCTGGCTCGGCGACAAGCCGCTGCGCGCGGGCGCCCGCTTGCTGCTCAAGCACGGCACCCGCACCACCCAGGCCATCGTCGGCGCGCTGATCGAGCGCTTCGACGAACAGAACCTGTCCGCCGATCCGGGTCCGGAGTCGTTGTCGCTCAACGATATCGGGCGCATCTCGGTGCGGGTCGCCGATCCGATCGTGGCCGACGACTACCGGTTGAACCGGCACACCGGCAGCTTCCTGTTGATCGATCCGGCCGGCGGTAACACACTGGCCGCGGGCCTGGTCGGCGACGCCCTGACCGCCGTCGAGGTCGGCGCACCGGCGCCGCGATGA
- a CDS encoding sirohydrochlorin chelatase has protein sequence MIPLLLYRPGLTNTGRPALVLVAHGSRDPRSAATVSEVVAAVAAARPELAVYPAFLDLNAPSVDRAVDAVAAAGHRAGVVVPLLLGSAFHARVDLPGLLAAGRSRHPYLDLTQAGVLGPDPRLITALRDRVLDTGADPRDPGLGVAVAAVGASSPAANDRTRRLVRSLIAGTAWRAEICFATTEPALPEATARLREQGCDRIVVAPWFLAPGRLTDRLHAAAGDHRFAATLGAHPGLVEVVLDRYTTALPLPLSA, from the coding sequence ATGATCCCGCTGCTCCTGTACCGTCCCGGGCTCACGAACACCGGGCGACCGGCGCTCGTGCTGGTGGCGCACGGCAGCCGCGATCCTCGTTCCGCCGCAACGGTTTCCGAGGTGGTGGCGGCGGTCGCGGCGGCCCGGCCGGAGCTCGCCGTATATCCGGCCTTCCTGGACCTGAACGCACCGTCGGTGGACCGCGCGGTGGATGCCGTTGCCGCCGCGGGGCATCGGGCCGGGGTCGTGGTTCCGTTGTTGCTCGGCAGCGCCTTCCATGCGCGAGTGGACCTGCCCGGCCTGCTGGCGGCGGGCCGCTCCCGGCATCCATACCTGGATCTCACCCAGGCCGGCGTGCTCGGCCCGGATCCCCGGCTGATCACCGCGTTGCGCGATCGGGTCCTGGATACCGGCGCCGATCCGCGCGATCCGGGACTCGGAGTTGCCGTGGCGGCCGTCGGCGCCTCCTCTCCCGCGGCCAACGATCGCACGCGCCGACTGGTTCGCTCGCTCATCGCGGGCACGGCCTGGCGAGCCGAAATCTGTTTCGCCACCACCGAACCCGCGCTGCCCGAGGCGACCGCCCGGCTACGCGAGCAGGGCTGCGACCGGATCGTGGTCGCCCCCTGGTTCCTGGCGCCCGGACGCCTCACCGACCGGCTGCACGCCGCCGCCGGCGATCACCGCTTCGCCGCCACGCTCGGCGCTCACCCGGGTTTGGTCGAGGTCGTCCTCGACCGCTACACCACGGCCCTGCCCCTGCCGTTGTCCGCCTGA
- a CDS encoding TMEM175 family protein, whose product MIGQSERRDAEPPRTSRGLDRLIFFTDAVVAIAITLIALPLVDSAREVDASSAAEFFSKNTVALLAAGISFAVISAFWREHHALFERATSYTPLLLRVNSLWLTGIVAIPVATVLLVYSHRNDRLAIGVYLGLMVYSVVLTRLIEVLLYRAGLLSDEPSGIDIAVRWVYVAITVLVLALGIAFPRIGMWWLFLLFASSPIQHLVRRRLQPGTPAE is encoded by the coding sequence GTGATCGGTCAGTCCGAACGGCGAGATGCCGAACCACCCCGTACCTCGCGCGGCCTGGACCGCCTGATCTTCTTCACCGACGCCGTAGTGGCCATCGCCATCACGCTGATCGCGTTGCCGCTGGTGGACAGCGCCCGGGAGGTCGATGCGTCCTCGGCGGCGGAGTTCTTCTCGAAGAACACCGTCGCGCTGCTGGCCGCCGGTATCAGTTTCGCGGTGATCAGCGCCTTCTGGCGCGAGCATCACGCGCTGTTCGAGCGCGCGACCAGCTACACGCCGCTGCTGCTGCGCGTCAACTCGTTGTGGCTGACGGGAATCGTCGCCATCCCGGTGGCGACCGTGTTGCTCGTCTACAGCCATCGCAACGACCGGCTCGCCATCGGCGTCTACCTCGGCCTCATGGTCTACAGCGTGGTGCTGACCCGCCTGATCGAGGTGTTGCTGTACCGCGCCGGTCTGTTGTCCGACGAACCGTCGGGCATCGATATCGCGGTCCGCTGGGTCTACGTCGCGATCACCGTCCTCGTCCTGGCGCTCGGCATCGCCTTCCCCCGCATCGGCATGTGGTGGCTGTTCCTCCTCTTCGCCTCCTCCCCGATCCAGCACCTGGTCCGCCGCCGACTCCAGCCCGGCACGCCGGCCGAATAA
- a CDS encoding HAD family hydrolase has translation MDARPELIALDVDGTLLETGSRATPRVRAVVRAAVEAGAHVVVTTGRTLLSTKLVLEELGLAEGNALCSNGAVHVDISTWQPRAVHTFDPVPSVGVLRALFPDMVLSVEKVGVGTWATGYYPGSFRLGEFRFVEDSDLGAEPTTRLNGWWPGGSLAEMVELMAAVQLPGAGWVHGEHEPWLVASKHGVSKGWALERLRAELGVPHAATLAVGDGYNDVEMLSWAAHSVAMGNAVDPAKAVADEVVADVTADGVAEVLERWF, from the coding sequence GTGGACGCCAGACCCGAGTTGATCGCCCTCGACGTGGACGGAACCCTGCTGGAGACCGGCTCGCGGGCCACGCCGCGCGTGCGCGCGGTGGTGCGCGCCGCGGTCGAGGCGGGTGCGCACGTGGTCGTCACCACCGGCCGCACCCTGCTGTCCACGAAACTGGTGCTCGAGGAACTCGGCCTGGCCGAGGGTAATGCGCTGTGCTCCAACGGCGCTGTGCACGTGGACATTTCGACCTGGCAGCCGCGCGCCGTGCACACCTTCGACCCGGTGCCCTCGGTGGGCGTGCTGCGCGCGCTGTTCCCGGACATGGTGCTGTCGGTGGAGAAGGTCGGCGTCGGCACCTGGGCCACCGGTTACTACCCGGGCAGCTTCCGGCTGGGCGAGTTCCGCTTCGTCGAGGACAGCGATCTCGGCGCGGAACCGACGACCCGGCTCAACGGCTGGTGGCCCGGCGGTAGCCTCGCCGAGATGGTGGAGCTGATGGCGGCGGTGCAGCTGCCCGGCGCCGGGTGGGTGCACGGTGAGCACGAACCGTGGCTGGTCGCCTCGAAACACGGTGTCTCGAAAGGCTGGGCGCTGGAACGCCTGCGCGCGGAACTCGGTGTCCCGCACGCGGCCACCCTGGCCGTCGGCGACGGCTACAACGACGTCGAAATGCTTTCCTGGGCAGCCCATTCCGTCGCGATGGGCAATGCCGTCGACCCGGCCAAGGCGGTCGCCGACGAGGTCGTCGCCGATGTCACCGCGGACGGTGTCGCCGAGGTCCTGGAACGCTGGTTCTGA
- a CDS encoding TIGR00266 family protein: MESRIIGTVMPVLEVALNPGDRLVAEAGQLSWMTESIQLHTSTRSAAGGMMGAMRRAFAGAGLFMTEYTAAHQPGRVAFAARLPGQIMPIPVQPGAEYLVHRHGFLCATQDVQIGLSFQRRLGAGIFGGAGFTLQRLGGRGHAWVELSGEVVQYNLAPGETLRVHPGHVGMFDASVSFDITVLRGIRNILFGGDGLFLAQLTGPGRVWLQSLTIANLAHAVGPYLATSG; encoded by the coding sequence GTGGAATCCAGAATCATCGGAACCGTCATGCCCGTGCTCGAGGTCGCGCTGAACCCGGGCGATCGTCTGGTCGCGGAGGCCGGGCAGCTGTCGTGGATGACCGAATCGATCCAGTTGCACACCTCGACGCGTTCGGCCGCCGGCGGGATGATGGGCGCGATGCGCCGGGCCTTCGCCGGAGCGGGCCTGTTCATGACCGAGTACACGGCCGCGCATCAGCCGGGCCGGGTCGCGTTCGCGGCGCGACTGCCCGGGCAGATCATGCCGATTCCGGTGCAGCCGGGTGCCGAATATCTGGTGCACCGGCACGGATTCCTCTGTGCCACCCAGGATGTGCAGATCGGGCTGAGCTTCCAGCGCCGGCTCGGCGCGGGCATCTTCGGCGGCGCGGGTTTCACGCTGCAACGCCTCGGCGGACGTGGGCACGCCTGGGTGGAGTTGTCGGGCGAGGTGGTGCAGTACAACCTCGCACCCGGTGAGACGCTGCGCGTACATCCCGGGCACGTCGGCATGTTCGACGCCTCGGTGTCCTTCGACATCACCGTGCTGCGCGGTATCCGCAACATCCTGTTCGGTGGCGACGGGCTGTTCCTGGCCCAGCTGACCGGTCCGGGCCGAGTGTGGTTGCAGTCGTTGACGATCGCCAACCTCGCGCACGCGGTCGGGCCGTATCTCGCCACCAGTGGGTAG
- a CDS encoding ABC transporter substrate-binding protein, with protein sequence MDSIDLAYVGRGLHEELVAYIADQQDYYAAEGVRVALHDGCDWDEQRLRRGATIGLGRALVSRLTGGGVPWVALTVSTHRPLFWFLARPELTTLADLAGHRLAVHAPRTPPGCFARIVMRRAGLDPDRDVDCIFRPPGDYAMDLRRLHDGDIDAAYIGSTLAPEVVAARHGWRVPAWVGDHLRIPTVGVAVDPTHLPPDTPAVSALVRAHRRALRVIHDDPDTTIRYLRTFLGGCTEPEARTYYETYLAPHFTTDGQVDPEIAKSAIAAVAAELGVPATLDPAEFFCTA encoded by the coding sequence ATGGACAGCATCGATCTCGCCTACGTCGGGCGGGGACTGCACGAGGAACTGGTCGCGTACATCGCCGACCAGCAGGACTATTACGCCGCCGAGGGTGTGCGCGTGGCACTGCACGACGGATGCGACTGGGACGAGCAACGATTGCGCCGCGGCGCCACGATCGGACTCGGCCGGGCACTGGTGTCCCGCCTGACCGGCGGCGGCGTCCCGTGGGTCGCGCTCACCGTGAGCACGCACCGACCCCTGTTCTGGTTCCTGGCCCGCCCGGAGCTGACCACCCTGGCCGACCTGGCCGGACATCGGCTCGCGGTACACGCGCCGCGCACACCACCCGGCTGCTTCGCCCGCATCGTGATGCGCCGGGCCGGCCTGGACCCCGACCGCGACGTCGACTGCATATTCCGCCCACCCGGCGACTACGCCATGGACCTGCGCCGCCTGCACGACGGCGACATCGACGCCGCCTATATCGGCAGCACCCTGGCGCCGGAGGTGGTCGCCGCCCGGCACGGCTGGCGGGTGCCGGCCTGGGTCGGCGACCATCTGCGCATCCCGACCGTCGGCGTGGCCGTCGATCCGACCCACCTGCCGCCGGACACGCCCGCGGTCTCGGCCCTGGTCCGCGCGCACCGCCGTGCCCTGCGGGTGATCCACGACGACCCGGACACCACCATCCGATACCTGCGGACATTCCTCGGCGGCTGCACCGAACCCGAGGCCCGCACCTACTATGAGACCTATCTCGCCCCGCATTTCACCACCGACGGACAAGTCGACCCGGAGATCGCGAAATCCGCGATCGCCGCCGTAGCCGCCGAACTGGGCGTACCCGCCACCCTCGACCCGGCCGAATTCTTCTGCACCGCTTGA
- a CDS encoding SDR family NAD(P)-dependent oxidoreductase, whose translation MNATTGRVALVTGAAGGIGAATARELAERGIRVVIDYFHSAEAAERLVTEIEQAGGQAVAVQADVRDPVAVAALVERVEALWGGIDVLVHNALTPYAIKSFREMTWDELGGKVDDEIHAAFVITKAVLPGMTAQRWGRLIYLGTALSHQPRESMIALGTAKAALTQFARYLAQELGPDGITVNVVEPGPVTDTGISHVLDDDQRRRQVAATPLGRLARPVDVARVVAFYAGEDNAFMTGTTAPVNGGMSMY comes from the coding sequence ATGAACGCGACAACCGGCCGGGTGGCCCTGGTGACCGGCGCCGCCGGTGGCATCGGCGCGGCGACCGCGCGCGAACTGGCCGAACGCGGGATACGGGTGGTGATCGACTATTTCCACAGCGCCGAGGCGGCCGAGCGGCTCGTCACCGAGATCGAGCAGGCGGGCGGGCAGGCGGTCGCGGTGCAGGCCGACGTACGCGATCCCGTCGCGGTTGCGGCCCTGGTCGAGCGTGTCGAGGCGCTGTGGGGTGGCATCGACGTGCTGGTGCACAACGCGCTCACCCCGTATGCGATCAAATCCTTCCGGGAGATGACCTGGGACGAACTCGGTGGGAAGGTCGACGACGAGATCCACGCCGCGTTCGTGATCACGAAGGCGGTCCTGCCCGGGATGACCGCACAGCGCTGGGGCCGGTTGATCTACCTGGGTACCGCGCTGAGCCATCAGCCGCGCGAGAGCATGATCGCGCTCGGTACGGCCAAGGCGGCGCTCACCCAGTTCGCGCGATATCTGGCGCAGGAACTGGGCCCGGACGGGATCACGGTCAACGTCGTCGAACCCGGCCCGGTGACGGATACCGGCATCTCGCATGTCCTCGACGATGATCAGCGGCGCCGTCAGGTGGCCGCGACCCCGTTGGGCCGGCTCGCGCGTCCCGTCGATGTCGCCAGGGTCGTCGCCTTCTACGCCGGTGAGGACAACGCCTTCATGACCGGCACCACCGCCCCGGTGAACGGCGGCATGTCGATGTACTGA
- a CDS encoding TetR/AcrR family transcriptional regulator has product METMETNSVSGVSTDQRAEAILDAAARLFFAPGPGRVSMDDLARDLGMSKKTIYRWFPDKQSLMMAVLDRQFEIIEHTLSTAVTAADLPFDVRVQRFLAAASTELQRIGAAQLATGRGDAGLRRHVERRIDEVIYRRLAALFRDGHRRGLLAAPPQLLAEITRGAVERLLNSDLPSELDCTAGDLIRTTVDTLLYGALRPADEEVAS; this is encoded by the coding sequence ATGGAAACCATGGAAACGAATTCAGTTTCCGGAGTTTCCACCGACCAGCGGGCCGAAGCCATTCTGGACGCGGCCGCGCGCTTGTTCTTCGCACCTGGTCCCGGGCGCGTCAGCATGGACGATCTGGCCCGTGACCTGGGGATGAGCAAGAAAACGATCTACCGGTGGTTTCCGGACAAACAAAGTCTCATGATGGCCGTGCTCGATCGGCAGTTCGAGATCATCGAGCACACCCTGAGTACGGCCGTCACCGCCGCCGACCTGCCGTTCGACGTCCGTGTGCAGCGCTTTCTCGCCGCGGCATCGACCGAACTCCAGCGGATCGGCGCGGCGCAACTGGCGACCGGGCGCGGCGATGCGGGCCTGCGCCGCCATGTCGAACGACGCATCGATGAGGTGATCTACCGCCGGTTGGCGGCACTGTTCCGGGACGGCCATCGGCGTGGGCTTCTGGCTGCGCCCCCGCAACTGCTCGCCGAGATCACCCGCGGTGCGGTGGAGCGTCTCCTGAACTCCGATCTGCCGAGCGAACTCGATTGCACCGCAGGCGATCTGATTCGAACAACCGTGGACACACTGCTCTACGGGGCGCTGCGCCCCGCGGACGAGGAGGTGGCTTCATGA